The sequence AGGGCCCCGGCCGTTGTTGGGCCTTTTGGGAGCGGCCGGTCCTATAATAGAATCTCCTTGATGAAGCGGGTCATACTCTTCTACAAGCCCTACGGCGTCTTGTCCCAGTTCACGGCGCATGACGGGCATCCCGGCCTCTCCGGCTTCGGCCTGCCCGCGGGCGTCTACGCGGCCGGAAGGCTGGACCGCGACAGCGAAGGCCTGCTCTTGCTGACCGACGACGGCCGTCTGCAGAGGCGCCTGACGGACCCTCGCTTCGGCCACCCGCGGACTTATTGGGCGCAGGTCGAGGGGACCGTGACGCCGCAGGCCCTGCAGCTTCTGGCGCGAGGGGTGCGTCTGTCGGACGGGCCGACCCGGCCTTGCCGGGCGCGGCTCATGGAGCGGGCGCCGCAGCTCCCGGCGCGGGAGCCCCCCATCCGTTTTCGCAAGAGCGTCTCCACGGCTTGGATCGAGCTCGTCTTGACCGAGGGCCGCAACCGTCAGGTGCGGCGGATGACCGCGGCCGTGGGCCTGCCCACGCTGCGTCTGGTGCGCTCCGGCATCGGCCGCTTCAGCCTCGCGGCTCTGGCGCCCGGGACTTGGCGGCAGGTGGCGGCCCGGGACTCTTCGGGCCTATAGGTCGTTCTGGACGTCTTGGATCTTCTGCCGGCGCTTCTTCTCCTCCAAGCGCTTGCGCTCTTCTTCCTGGCGCTGCTCCCGTTTGGCGGTGGCGGCGATATCCTTGTAGATCACCACGAGCGAGGAGCTGGGATAGACCCATGAATCATGCTCGCCGCCCTTTTCCGGGCGCTTGGGGTCGCGCATCCGGAGCTCGATCTGGGATGTCCCATCGTTCCAGGTGACGATCTTCAGTGACTTGCCGTCCTTGTCCGAGTAGCCGGCCTCGTTCTTGCCGGGGCCGAACTTCCGCTCCAGGCCGTCCAGAACGGCCTCCGCGGACTGCTGGTCGTCGTCCGCGGCGACGGGCTTGTAGATGGCCTGATAGAACTGGTCATGATCGAAATTGCAGGTCACCTTCCGGCCGTCGCCAAGGTCCAGCCGGAGGATCTTCTCGACGTTCGGCAGCCGGGTCTCGTATTCCAGGCGGCCCGCCAGCCGTTTCTTGACCTCGACTATGGGCATCCCCCACTTGGCGTCCCGGTAGCCGCCGCCCAGACGCCCGTATTCTTTGGGCGCTTGCTGGGGGCCTTGAGCGACGGGCTGGCCTTGGCCTGCGGCGAAGGAGGCGCTGAGCAGCGCGGCTGCCGCGGCGACGAAGAGAACGGGTGTCCTGTTCATGACGGCCTCCGAGTCCGGCATCATATTAGGAGCTTAGCAGGAGTGTATCAAATTCTCATTGCGGCCCGCTCCGGCCGCGGGATTCGGGTGCGGGGAAGATTTGTAGGTAACCTCAGGCATGGGCGAAGGAGCCGGCCCCCCACATGTAGTCTCATTGCTTTTTGAGCACGGCCACTATTAGCTGAAGGGCGGCGTCCTCCTTGTCTGTGCAGTCGCACCGCGCTCCAGCACTGCAGGAATTCGCTGCCCCGCTCGAAAGGGACTACCGAGTCCTCCAGCCAGAATCGCATGCAGGGGCCCGATGTTTATATCTTCCCGGATATAATCACCTTCAACGTGCAAGTGATTATGTCGTCCAGCGCATGAAAAGAACGCGCGACTCGCAGAGTCGCGCGGAACCGCCCCTGCCCGCAGGGCAGGGACGGCAGAGGGCTATCCCCCGGGGTTCTTCCGTCCCGACGCTGCGCGTCGGGACGGTGGCGCCCGGCACAACGACCGCCGGGCGCTCGTTTATACGGAATACCTGCAGGCTACCTACAATGCTTCCCCGCGCCCCGGGATTCTGTGGTATCATTGACGAAGCGTCATGAAGGCCCAGACCTCGCTGCTCCCGGCGCTGACCCTCGCCTTGTTCGCCGCGGCGCGGCCCGCGGCCGCCTTCATGGCCGGCATCGACGCGCTGGAGCGCTCCGACTTCGCGGTCCTGCAGGGCAAGCGGGTCGGGCTCATCACCAACCAGACCGGCGTGGACCGGCAGGGCCGCAGCACCGTGGACGTGCTCTTCGCTTCCCGGAACCTGTCCTTGGTCGCACTCTTCAGCCCCGAGCACGGATTCCGCGGCGACCAGACCGGCGGCGACTCGGTGGGCGATTCCACGGACCCGGTCACGGGCCTGCCGGTCTACAGCCTCTACGGCAAGACCCACCGCCCCACCAGCGAGATGCTCCGCGGCGTCGACGTCCTGGTCTTCGACATCCAGGACGTGGGGGCGCGCTTCTACACGTACCTCACCACCATGGCCCTGTGCATGGAGGAGGCCTCCAAGCGCGGCATCGATTTCGTGGTCCTGGACCGCCCCAACCCTTTGGGCGGAGAGGTCCTCGAGGGGCCGGTCCTCGAGGGGCCCTTCGATTTCACGGGCTACTTCCCCGTGCCGGTGCGCCACGGGCTGACCCCCGGCGAGATGGCGCGCCTGCACGCGGATGTCAAAGGCCTCAAGCTCAAGCTCACCGTCGTCTCCCTGCAGGGCTGGACCCGCGAAATGCACTACGACCAGACCGGCTA is a genomic window of Elusimicrobiota bacterium containing:
- a CDS encoding pseudouridine synthase; the protein is MKRVILFYKPYGVLSQFTAHDGHPGLSGFGLPAGVYAAGRLDRDSEGLLLLTDDGRLQRRLTDPRFGHPRTYWAQVEGTVTPQALQLLARGVRLSDGPTRPCRARLMERAPQLPAREPPIRFRKSVSTAWIELVLTEGRNRQVRRMTAAVGLPTLRLVRSGIGRFSLAALAPGTWRQVAARDSSGL
- a CDS encoding DUF1343 domain-containing protein; the protein is MKAQTSLLPALTLALFAAARPAAAFMAGIDALERSDFAVLQGKRVGLITNQTGVDRQGRSTVDVLFASRNLSLVALFSPEHGFRGDQTGGDSVGDSTDPVTGLPVYSLYGKTHRPTSEMLRGVDVLVFDIQDVGARFYTYLTTMALCMEEASKRGIDFVVLDRPNPLGGEVLEGPVLEGPFDFTGYFPVPVRHGLTPGEMARLHADVKGLKLKLTVVSLQGWTREMHYDQTGYAWVKPSPNLRDLDAALLYPGLGLFEASNMSVGRGTDSPFLWFGAPWLDSARLVKTLRAAGLPGLSFTDESRTPGEDLYSGRACSGVRIEVLDRGRVRSLDVFVHAVAALRDQKISDFQLQARESALMVGSNIYKAVFESKDPAGRILADFEASWRRFDSQRQKYLLY